Genomic window (Streptomyces liliiviolaceus):
GGAGGGCGGCCCCGTCGAGATCGACGCGTCCTCGTCCTCGCAGTTCGTGTCGGCGCTGCTGCTGTCAGGCCCGCGGTTCAACCAGGGCGTGGAGGTACGGCACACGGGCTCGACGCTGCCGTCCATGCCGCACATCCGGATGACCGTCGACATGCTGCGCTCGATCGGCGCCCAGGTGGACACCCCGGAGTCGGGCGGCGAGCCGAACGTCTGGCGGGTCACGCCGGGCGCGCTCCTCGGCCGCGATCTGACGGTCGAGCCGGACCTGTCCAACGCCCAGCCGTTCCTGGCCGCCGCGCTGGTCACCGGCGGTACGGTCGTCATCCCCGACTGGCCCGCCCGCACCACCCAGCCGGGTGACAGGCTGCGCGAGATCTTCACCGAGATGGGCGGTTCCTGCGAACTGACGGACCGGGGCCTTGAGTTCACCGGCTCCGGCTCGATCCACGGCATCGACGTGGACCTGGGCGAGGTCGGCGAGCTGACCCCGGGCATCGCGGCGGTCGCGGCGCTGGCCGACTCCCCCTCGACCCTCAGCGGGGTGGCCCATCTGCGGCTGCACGAGACGGACCGGCTGGCCGCGCTCACCAAGGAGATCAACGAACTCGGCGGCGATGTCACCGAGACCGCCGACGGCCTCCACATCCGCCCGCGCCCGCTGCACGGCGGGGTCTTCCACACGTACGACGACCACCGCATGGCGACCGCGGGCGCGATCATCGGCCTCGCGGTGGAGGGCGTACAGATCGAGAACGTGGCGACGACGGCGAAGACCCTGCCCGACTTTCCCGCGCTGTGGGCCGGAATGCTCGGGAACTGACGGGCGGACCGGGATCATGCGCCGTTACGGCAAGCACACCGACGAGGACGACATCCCCTCGCGTCCGAACCGCAAGGGCAACCGCCCCCGGACGAACATCCGGCCCAAGCACGAGGACGCGGCCGAGGGCATGGTCCTCACCGTCGACCGCGGCCGGCTGACCTGCCTCGTGGACGACCGCGTGGTCTTCGCCATGAAGGCACGCGAGCTGGGCCGCAAGGCGGCGGTCGTCGGCGACCGGGTGGCCCTCGTCGGCGATCTGAGCGGCAAGAAGGACACCCTCGCCCGGATCGTCCGGATCGAGCCGCGGACCTCGGTCCTG
Coding sequences:
- the aroA gene encoding 3-phosphoshikimate 1-carboxyvinyltransferase, yielding MPVNPALTALWPAPHASGAVDATVHVPGSKSVTNRALVLAALAAEPGWLRRPLRSRDTLLMAGALRAMGVGIEEGVGPDGSGEAWRVIPSGLQGPTTVDVGNAGTVMRFLPPVAALADGPIRFDGDPRSYERPLHGVIDGLRALGARIDDDGRGALPLTVQGGGALEGGPVEIDASSSSQFVSALLLSGPRFNQGVEVRHTGSTLPSMPHIRMTVDMLRSIGAQVDTPESGGEPNVWRVTPGALLGRDLTVEPDLSNAQPFLAAALVTGGTVVIPDWPARTTQPGDRLREIFTEMGGSCELTDRGLEFTGSGSIHGIDVDLGEVGELTPGIAAVAALADSPSTLSGVAHLRLHETDRLAALTKEINELGGDVTETADGLHIRPRPLHGGVFHTYDDHRMATAGAIIGLAVEGVQIENVATTAKTLPDFPALWAGMLGN